In the Desulfobacterales bacterium genome, ATGAAACCGGCAGGGCAAAGGGGTTTGGATTTGTGGAGATGCCCGATAAATCTGAAGCACAGGCTGCAATCGAAGGCCTGAACGGAAAAGATTTGAAAGGCCGAAGCCTTAATGTCAATGAAGCCCGCCCCCGCCCCGAAGGCAGCCGAGGCGGCGGGAGACCGGGCGGCGGGAGACCGGGCGGCGGGAGACCGGGCGGCGGAAGACCGGGCGGCGGCGGGAGACGCTATTAACAAGCGGCACCCGGACTTAAGCGCCGAATCATCAGCTGTACATAAATAAAAACTGACAACGGTTTTATAACCGGGCGCTGGTATCGTAATTTTTAAAAAGTGAACCGATATCGTCTCTGCAAGACGATGTAATATTGCCAAAAAAGGAGCCAAAACATGAACAAGGCGGATTTAGTCAATGAGGTTTCAAAGGTCCTGAACACCAAAGCGGATGCCCAGGCGGCTGTGGACTGTGTTCTTGCAAGCATTACCCAGGCCTTGGGAAAAGGAGACCCTGTAGCAGTGGCAGGATTCGGCACATTTAAAGTGGCCGTAAGGAAGGCGCGTAAAGG is a window encoding:
- a CDS encoding HU family DNA-binding protein, with translation MNKADLVNEVSKVLNTKADAQAAVDCVLASITQALGKGDPVAVAGFGTFKVAVRKARKGRNPQTGEEIDIAASKVPKFVAAKALKDAVK
- a CDS encoding RNA-binding protein, translated to MNIYVGNLSYEVTEEDLKNAFESFGKVDTIKVIKDNETGRAKGFGFVEMPDKSEAQAAIEGLNGKDLKGRSLNVNEARPRPEGSRGGGRPGGGRPGGGRPGGGRPGGGGRRY